The following nucleotide sequence is from Siniperca chuatsi isolate FFG_IHB_CAS linkage group LG2, ASM2008510v1, whole genome shotgun sequence.
gtaaagtcggtggagttcccctttaaaattGGATAAAGCTGGAAGCTGGACAAAGAAAAactgacatgttaaaatgtgaaattttctCTAAATTGTACTGCACTGTATGAGATGCTGAAGTTTAACTAAAATataagttaaaaacaaaattcctCACCATAACCAGTGTAGTTCTTTCCTCCTCAGGCGACAGTAGGTTCTTTCTGTATCTTCAGCTCTCCATCCAGTCTCTCATTTTACTTACACCTACTCTGCTTAAATCATCTGTAAGGTCAataatctgtctctctcctgcagTTGCTTGCCGTCTTCATGCAGCTGGACACCCGGTCGTTGCTGATGAACTACATAGACCTCAGGCAGACCAAAAATGTCCAGCTCACCTTTGATGCCCTCCTGGTAAGACTGTCGTCCTCAAAAGCCCCCGAATCATCATGGATATGTGTTGAACTAATGTAGATTATTTCTGTCCATAGAATTAGATCCTTCCCCAGGGCACCCAGTCCAAATGTCACCCATCACTGCTCTCAAATCTGACGGCTTAGTGTACTTTGAATACAACAATCTAAATCATATTTataaaagagagagcagagtcATACAGTCAGTAAATAGTCGGGTATCTCTTTAGTCAGCTTGCTATTTAATCCAGTTAGCTGGTTCAAGTATATTTGTATAACGCATTTAATACAAGTAAACTCGGTGCTGctttatattaaaatacaaaaaagtcgTTTTTCTCGCTTGTCATTCAGCCCTGTAGCCCCTCCCCACAGAAGAGCATCTCTGTGTGTCAAGGAAAAGCTAGACCTTTGTGGGTGGGGCGGTGCTGCGCTCCATGAAGATTCAATTTACCAACTTTACTCAGTGGTGTCTCATCTTTTACATCACAAAACTGTCCGTTTGTTTGCCTGTGACTTGGCAAAGAAATTGTGTTTAGACAAAAGTATTTTACGTAAGTAGGGTATCTGCAGGTTTCGAAAGGGGAAGCCTcccactttgaaaacctctgctgtACACAACTGCTGTTCACCGAAAGAATTCAGGCACATTTATTACACGTTATCGATAATTAACCGATTTGTTTGCGGTTTAGTAGCTTACTTAGTGGTATCAGAacatctcttctttctctcttcagtaTCTCGCCTCACTGCTCCTCCATAAGAAGTTTGCAGCAGAGTTCATCACTCATGGAGGAGTGCAAAAACTTCTGCAGATCCCGAGGCCTTCTATGGCAGCAACTGGAGTTTCACTCTGCTTGTACTACCTGGCGTACAATCAAGATGCTATGGAGAGGGTGcggttaacacacacacacacacacacacacaactggtTTGAGTATTAGACCTTCGTACGAAGATGATTTTGCTAATTGAGGCCATTTTAGCTTAAATTAAACGGTTAATTTAGCTTCTAGTTAAGGTTAGAATAACTATTTCTGAGATAATTAGTCAAGAAGCTGATCAACAGACAAAATAGATTAATTACTATTATGATAATCGATAAATcgtttgtcatttatcaagcaaaaaaacagcaaaaggcTTTTATTGGGTAAATCTTCACAAATGTTAaggtttatttgattttatccATTTTATATAACAGTAACAGTTTTATGGCAGTTGATCAGGCTTTAGACAGTGTTAGAATTTAATTTTAGGTAGAGGCTGTGCCGTATTAtgtgtcattgtttttatttggtttgtaCATGTGACACAGCTTCATCAAATTTGCAACTCGTTCCTGTTTTTGACACTTAACGCCATGAAGTtgaaaggaaaatataaaagaaactaaacaaaaaaatacattaaaataataatcatagtCATGATATTAATCAGCAAACAAGACCGGGCGATCCTCATACCATTGTGCATGTGTAATTTAACTTGCACAAGCCCCTGTTTGTCAGGGTTTTATGGTCCACctttaattgaattgttttgGATAAACCTCCATTTGAAAGCACAAACTGAGGCGGCGTGAAGTGGCCAGAACGAGACTGAGCCTTTGTATCCtattctgttgtgtttgtgtttgtaggtgTGCACGCTTCCAGACGGTGTGCTGTCAGACATGGTGTCCTACGGCCTGTGGCTGTTGGAGTCGTCCCACGCTTCAGGCGTCTGCCACGCCACCATGTTcttctctatttctttctccttcagAGTGGTGCTGCAGCTCTTTGACCACCAGGATGGCCTGCGCAGGCTGGTCAATTTGGTCAGTACTAGTATCTTACattgctttaatgctttaaatgTGGCGCAAGttgcattttaaatattagtaTATTATTGTTAAATTAATTGTGTACCTGTCATAAAAGTCTTAATTGGAAACCTTTGCATTTTGATGAGTCTCATTCTCTCCCTGTAGGTCAGTACTTTGGAGATCCTTAACACAGAGAACGAGGTGTCCATAATGAGTGATGACCAGGTCTTCTCCAGCCGACAGACAGCCAAACATACCTGCATGGCCCTGCGCAGGTACTacaatggatggatggattgataGATAGATGTGTAGAACTGTACAAATGCATGAGGTGGTCACTGAATACAAACATATGTATCCCAACTTGAGGTGAAGAGGCCAGAGTTCTGGTTTTCCTTATTATTTACAGTCATGCTTTTTAAAAGTTCTGTATAACGTTAAACGTagcataaaattacatttacttttaaatgtcGAAAAAAGCTTTACATCGTAGGGTAAGACTTGCAGTCtgtagttgttttcattttcacgtTGATTTCAGTTGGTCAATTAGTCTTTCATTTACTTCATGCTGATGTTTATAAAAGGGTTTAAAAGTCTTCAGTCTTCCTTGATACAACGTGTAgacatacagatgggtgacaaaagaaaggaaaagccAACATGAAGTGTGTTAGTATCTCCAGAACAGCATCAGTGCTCCtggccaagtctgtggaactctatcGTAGGggtgaacaccattcctccacaagatattctaTATAAcctttattatttgttgttttttatatcaGGTCAACTCAGTGAgatcaagagagacctgagtacagcagagacaaagaaaaacaagcaaagtcagacataacaaaaggacatatagcatcagagaccgTCACAGACATTAAATAGATCTGAAGATAAAGGTGCACGCGTTGATCCAAAATCTTCCGTAGGTGTTCAACCCGGGTCgggatctggtgactgtaaaggccgtagcattttattcacgtcattttcaaactcaccaAACTATTCCCTGAGCCCTGGCGCGCGTTCCTTTAATATGTCCCCCGTCTGTATTTTCTTGCTTTGCAGAACTCTGCAAACTGCCTAATTACATAACTGTGCCTGCTCATTGAACCTGCAGCTGTAAACATCTTTAGGCACCAGTGTTAATACAGGTGTATAAAACACACTGAGCATTAATGGATCATTGATGACTTTGTTCAGGTACTTTGAGGCTCACCTGGCAGTGAAGGCCGAACAGGTCAAACAGTCCCTGCACTCATCGGACGGAGGTGCCGTTGTTCCCCAGCAGCCATTTTACAAGGTATTTGGTGTATTTATCAGTCTTTGTTGTTAAATTTTGCCTAACAATATTGATTATAtactgattaaaaacaaaaaataaatcattttctgtcaaccaTTTTCATCAGCTAACACTGTCTATATCTGCTTTTTAGTAAGGGTCGGGTTATGCTCGAACACTGGTTTGTGCTGCGTGTTTCAAAAGTGTTTGTATAGTTCTGAACCCGGCCACACTCGAAGGTGGAGTCAAAAGCCTGCCGTCATAGAGGGGTGCAAGACACgaaattgtttaaatatggggataacggATTTTCAGACAgcctctcctggaagacattcataacGTTGCCGTCGGttttacacatgaaaagtgacagaaatagttgtgtcaaGAATCAaaaaagagcttgagagagaagttcaaactcGGCTCactttctcacctccgcacAGCGGGCCAGTCCCGGTGTGTCGTGGGTGTAACTGTGGGATTGtcagttttggaaagttacagaaatggtcggACAAAGACCCCCTAATCCGACCAGGGGAGGGCGTTCCCAAAGCTATTCCACCATCTTCTGAAGAAGCATACTGGCAGCTAAAGAACTGTTAGAAAGGAATGAAAGAAGGAAAGCCTTATAAAAGAATATAGTTTGTTTATCTTcttacatatatactgtatatgtgtgtggctCCCCGTTTCAGGCATATACATACACCAGAGAGCAGGTTATCGAGATGATGGAGTTTCTCATCGAGTGTGGACCTCCTCAGCTCCACTGGGAACCCGTAGAGGTTTTCTACAAATTGTCCTGTGTccctttaatgctgcagctcaTATCTACAGCCTGTGACTGGAGGACTTACTATGGCAGGTAAAGCTGCACACACAAGTACGCTGTCAGTACTTCAATGTGACAGTCACGGTTAGGTcacttgttaaggccagaaatGTTAATTCTCAAATGAATGCAGACGTGAACTGCAAAGGAATACCTCCGTTCACTTTATGTAAATCATACAACATCCACTTTTCCAGTGCTGTCTGTTTTCTTCCGTCCATCTGTGTGAGTGCATATATTGACACATTTGCAACACTGATAATTAACAGCACCCTTTTTCTTCaccttctgtctccctctctttgtaTCGGTTTGTCTATCCAGGAGTGACACAGTGCGTTATGCCTTGGACATCCTGGCCATCTTGATGGTGGTTCCTAAGGTCCAGTTGGTGCTGGCGGACACTGTGAATGTTCTGGATGAAACCAGGTCGCCAGTTTCCACTGTGGGTCAGTAGAactctgttttcactttcagttcTGCTTAACTGAAAAGATAAAAGAGTTTCAGCCTTTGGATATTTTGTCCTGGATGTGCAtcagtgtgtctctgtttaTCTGCTGTAGGTATGAGCATCATTCTGGGTGTCGCAGAGGGAGAGGTGTTTGTCAATGATGCCGAGATCCAGAAGTCTGCGCTACAAGTAAGCAGATGGCTTTAATCGGTGACCGATGCTGTTTGTTAGCCAAACTAGCGGCATGGCAATGTCGGTCCGTCCGCTTTggttccagactgaaatatctcaacagctattgtcatgaaattttgttcagacattcatggttcccagagaatgaatcctacttttcctgtagcgccaccaacaggttgaagtttttgtttttgtaacatgTCATCaacattggatggattgccatcacattttgtgcagacattcacgTTCCTCTCAGGATCAATTGTCCTCCATCATGCAccatcattaggtcaaaattataatttgtccaacactttggtttattactAAATTCcggcaaaactaatgacattcccatcagcctcagctgcactttgtgtttagtgctaattaacagatgttggcatgctaacacgctaaactaagatggtgaacatggtaaaaatgaaacctgccaaacatcagcagGTTAGCATGCAGATGTCAGCATTCAGTTAGCCTCTCAGAGCTgcaagcatggctgtagactcttaggtCCCGATCAGACGAGGCAAACCGCACTGCCTTTATTGTTTATGCctacaatataaaaaaagagcagcttgctgtgttttttttattacctgTCCTTAGCCTAACCGTGATTTTGCTGTGAAGTAAACTCACAGATCGGTACCTCTCAATTCATCCGATTGGACAAtggggggggaaaaaacgcAAATGACGTTGGGCGCTTTTCTGCTCTGAGAGGAAGTTTTTTTCAACTCGAGGCATTCAGAGCGCTCCTGCAAAAATGCGAGGAGCTCCGGGCGTCTAAATCGCCCGAGACGCCCAGGGTGCATGGGCAGCGTGCAAAACGCTTACTGCCTATAGAAAACAACTGGAAAAAGACTCCTCGCGTCCTGTCTGATCACTGCCTTACTCCTGTTAAATTGTGTTGTTGTCTGCATATTGTGAATGGTAAAATAAGCTGTGACACATTCAAACAACTACATTGTAAACAGTCTCCACAATTACAATGCTTCATGGTTTCACTCAGTCTaataatcgtagaaaaggtttcagtcgtagtcatctggacactgttttcagaatcaagaccatccggaagtcattctcaattgtgaaaaatgatctgagaactcagaaatttaagctaatctgtgttaaaacagcgtccagatgactacgattgaaaccttttctacgatggaacactcctggactaatgagggacgacaccgtcagTCTAATAATGTTCTCAGGAAAAATTCTCAGTGAAATCCCATCTGATAAACAAATTGACATTCAAGGAATATGGCACTGATACTGTTATCAGATTCAACAATATAACATTTAGACAAAATGTTCCATTAGTTTATCAAAtgacacaaagagaaacacagcaTGGCGATTATCAGTTTGTGCAACAGTCTAATTCAAATTCTGTCCTGGCTTGTTTCTTGTCTGCCAACCTGAACTCCACACCAACTCTCATCTTCTCCCCTGTCCCACCCCAGGTGATAATAAACTGTGTGTGCGCTCCAGATCAGAGCCTGAACACTGTGGGTGCTTTTGCTGTCGCCCCCCTTAGGCCGTCCCTCCACCCCCAGCAGCCCCCCGCTCCCCACAACAGAGTGCTGGCCCACATGTGGCAAGAAGTGCAGAACAACAACGGTATAAAGGTAAGAATAAGAGGAGAGTTTTATGATTTTACGTTTTTTTAAGAATTGCAGAACAGTGGTGGGCTCACGCAATTTTTCACAAGAAAAGTTACATAAAGCGAAGAAAACAGACTTCTAAAAACTTATGTATGCtgctttagcctgctgccactgtgttttttgtgcaaCAATATAAACTTGGTGTGAAAAGCACAGTACTCAGTGTTACTTTACAAGCTGAAACTGCAACTTCATGTGTGAAGTATATAATCTACTTCGCACCAGCATTCTGAATCTAGATTTCTTCTCCttcaatgaaatataaaaaaataggGAAAAGGTCCTCAGTCCCCTGAGTCATGGATCATCCCACACTCCCATATCTGTCTCCCCCCAGGtgcttctgtctctgctgtcgGTGAAGATGCCCATCACAGATGCAGACCTGATCCGTGCTCTGGCCTGCAAGGCCCTGGTCGGACTCTCTCGCAGCTCCGCAATTAGACAAATCATCAGCAAACTGCCGCTCTTCACCAGCAGCCACATTCAACAAGTGAGCACAAGATCAGAACTctcaaagtcaaacattttgtgacaaaataacaaacactgcAGTAGAAAGTGCAGAACATCGTGTTGCATGTTAATATTTACAGCAAAGACAAAAGAACAAGAGGTGACTTTTTAGTAGTAACTTTAATTTTCACCTAGtgcatcatcaggtcaaaatctgaatttgtccaatactttggtttgtgatcAAATGCCTGAAAAGCTAATGACAgtctgctaattagcactaaacacagatataagcatgctaacacactaaaccaaGATTCAGACTATAACTGCCGAAATTTACTCGGGTGGTGTGATCGAAGGCAGGGGGGACAGGAaatagcattttatcaaatattttagtATCGTTAACCTCTGTCACTGTCCTTGCACTCGCTACAGACAAGCAGCATCCCTTCCTCTTTGCTGCTTGTATTATTTCACCATAGttataaaatatatgaacataaacaaatgatATTTCCTGAATGAGAGGCCAATCCCACCCTCTCTCTCAAACTGGCTGGACATTGGAAAGCCTCACAATTTCGCGTTTCAAAGTTAAATCAAAGCGAAAGAGGCGAGTCAATTTGCAACAGGAAGTGAAAGTGTCTCGCCCTGTTCCACACAGAAATGAATGGGGAGCGAATTTCAGTCTGACTGCGCCATAAgatgtgaacatggtaaacattacacctgctaaacatcaacatattagcattgtcattgtgaggatgttagcatgctgatgttagcatttagctcaaagatcTGCTGTTCCTaaacacagcctcacagagccgctagcatggctgtagactcaatGTTGGTGTGGAACTACTTCACTTAagtgaatggaaaaaaaatctgccacaCATGCCCCATGACTGTGCATCGCTATTTTTGTGCAGATCTGAATCCAGATctagatataaaatataaaaatgttatattgttaaattaaaaaactaatttggaGGATTATGAAGTCATGACCATGGaggtttgtgtttactgctgtctagtttagtcttgtttttgatGAACTGAAAGATGGATGCTTTTTAGAAAGCGGTAACTATGGGATTTAACCCACACCACGCCAAGAAATACCACCCCTTGTCATATGATCATCACttattttttgttctctttacCTCCCTAGCTGATGAAGGAGCCAGTGCTGCAGGACAAACGAAGCGAGCACGTCCTTTTCTGCCGATTTGCCGCCGAGCTGACAGAGCGAGTGTCTGGCAAACCTCTCCTCATGGGTACCGACGTCTCATTGGCTCGTCTGCAGAGAGCTAATGTGGTCGCCCAGTCACGGATCACCTTTTCTGAGAAGGAACTCCTCATGCTGATCAGAAACCACCTCATGGCCAAAGGGCTCCATGAGACGGCCAACACGCTCGTTAAAGAGGCAAATTTACCCATAGGATCCTTCTGCCCGAACtcttcctcctgtgccacccctccctcctcctcctcagtgatTCCCAGGACTTGCCGGTTAGCTGGCGGGATCGCTGCTCGTCTTGCCGGTCATGTTGGATCCTCTCCCGTGTCCTCAGTTGCTGtagcctcctcctccactcccacTTCCTCTCGTTCCCTTGTCATTCCTCACCCTTCATGCTCTTCTTCGTCCACCTCTGCGCCCCTCCCTCCTCATCCCGCATCTCATGGGCAAGGCTCACATGTTGTTGGACGGATTTTGTTCACACGGGAACGCCCGGTGGCCCATTGCAGCTCAGGAAAAAAACTTCGCGCTCTGAAACAGAAGTCTGACCACGGTGCTTTCATACAGGTCAGTGacacactttgttttgttttgtttgtcttattatttatttattcattaaagctGAAAAAACTAATCGATTAGTAGATTGACACAAAACTAATCGACAACAATTTTTATAATCGTTTAATCATTACAGTCATTTATCAGGAATATTTCTGCTTTTCGCTGTTTTATCTCGTGGTAAAtgtttgactgttggtcagacaacaGTAATTGGAAGACAgcttaagtgtttttttccacacGTCAacgaaaaaaaatgtaacagattgaacaataatgaaaataattagctgAAAATCATTAGTTGCCGGCTGCTTGTAATGTTGAGGATATAACAGTTGATGCTTactattaatacttttattagTCAGATCCGTCTCACATTTGCTGAAGGTCTTTCTAGAGTATGAAGTGTATTTTCTATGGAAGCATTTTATTACGTTTTGACAaggtttgtttgtatttttaatgatcCAAGTCCTctgatactgtatatctgcaAATAATGAGTTTGATTAGATTTTCCTGTATAGTGCACCCAAAGTAGGCTTGTAGTGAAGCTTTTAATAGCTGCATAGCTCTGcattaagaaaacaaaacctgcaTTACagattttagccatgctagcggcagtcggtcagtccaccaccttagtccagaatgaaatatctcaacaactattgaatgaatTGTCATTAAAATTAGTACAGATATCGACGGTGCCCAGAGGaggaatcctaatgactttggtgatcctctgagtTTTACTTTAGCGCCACCATAAAGTTGATgtctgtggttttgagtgaacgCAAccattattggatggattgccatggaatttggtacagaccTTCATctccccctcaggatgatttgtgataactttggtgatctcttcTTGTACTTTTTTGTTCAGCACCACTAGCAGGTTAGAAAttgtatttgtccaatactttggtttatgaccaaataccttcaaaactttcaaatcagcctcagctgtactttattgTGAATTGgctaattttagcatgctaacgctaaactaagatgtgttaggcacagtggtgctttcagctaaatgctcaGTAAAACCTCACAGAGCAGCTCGATTCGGATAGGGAAAAACTCCCCCAGAAAACCCTTTTAATGgggggaaaaatggaagaaacctcaggaaaagcagcagaggagggatccctctaccaggacggacagacatgcaatacatgtcgtgtgtacagaatagaccaacataacacatttacagtatggacaatcatgatgacagaATTATGAATAGATTGTAACAAGGGTACACCTGCAAAATATCActgaaaaacattcatttatttttttacccaaCAGCAGCTCAACCTGTATTGTTTGCATTCAGTGCGTTTGCTTTGTGATTCTGTATGTTAGGAAACAGTCTAAACAGAGTGCACTGAGGCGCTTATGGTAGCATACCTGCAACACAACAATCAAAGGATGGGGAAATCGATCAGGCCAAGCAAATACTGATCCATACAAAAATGCCTGGATACAGGGACAGGGTAGTTTGGCTCGGACTCAGGactcattttttctctcttgatCAGACTCCAGCCATGAAGAAGCAGCTGGAGCGCCACCTTCCTTCCCCCCCGACCCTCGACAGCATCATCACCGAGTACCTGAGGGAACAACACGCCCGCTGCCCCAATCCTGTCACCACCTGCCCCCCCTTTTCCCTTTTCACCCCCCACCGCTGCCCTGAGCCCAAGCAGAGGCGACAGGCATCGCCCAACTTCACTGCCCGCCTGGGGAGCAGGGTGCTGTACCCGAAATACGGAGGTGTGGACAGAGGGTGTCTGGATAGACatctgatatttagcaggtaatgagcagacactGCATACAGACACTTCTCCTGTGGAGTAAAAGGCTGGGcacaccatgttttttttttggggggggcatCTTTTTAATCATTTCTCCACTggtctttgtgtctctctcccctTACCTATTTTTTGTCTCCGTTTAGGTTTCGTCCAATGTCAGTCTTCCACGAGGGCGACGGAGACGAAAGCGGTTTCACCTGTTGTGCCTTCTCAGCCCGCGAGCGTTTCCTGATGCTGGGAACCTGCTCTGGTCACCTCAAATTCTACAATGTCTTctctggagaggaggaggccaaCTACACCTGCCACACGTCGGCCATCACACACCTCGAACCCTCCAGGGTGTGTTTACACGCACATTTCACAACACCTGCTGTCATGTTAGTTGACGGGCTGGAAGAAAATCAAATGTAGTTGAATGTAGTGAATAAAATTCCAATTTCCAAGATTGagaataataatttaaaaacaacaaaaatcatcTTATGAAGGACGTCTTTTGTATTCTTGAGGTGGctataatctgtatttttataataacaatgtatgaaatgacaatgtgaaaacaacgtgacaatgtgaaagttgtctctggtagtgatgaacctacagagaattatcagctgaatctgcagctgcGCTCCGCTTTTAGTTTTGTGCTAAAACCAAAATAGCATCAGTGTCGTGTCAACTATAGACAACTTTGTCTGAAAATGATTTGCTAATAGTTCCCTACctgtttttagtcttttctcttgAATGAAGGTGGTGTAAAattatatgatttaaatgaCTCGTATGTTTCTCAGGATGGGAAATTGCTGCTCACCTCTGCTTCTTGGAGCGTCCCCTTATCTGCTCTCTGGAGTATGGATGGTGTCTTTAGCATGAAGTaaaactctctcacacacacactcacagttttAACTTTGCACACCATTTTAGAGTCCATTGTTTCTCGTGGTGTACGGACTGCGGTGTTTGATGTTGCTGTTTGCTTTCTCTCCCAGGAACTCATTTGTAGACGATCACTACGTTGAGTTCAGTAAACTCTCTCAGGACAGAGTCATCGGCACCAAGGACCAAGTCGCACACGTACGTTACCCGAAGCGCTCTGTCACGACTTAATGCCACTGAAcgtccttttttttcttcagttcaCTGTTCTCTAGCGTCACATTCTTCCATGTTAGTAACCAGTGGACATCCTCTGTAACTCTTTTCATCTCTACCACCATTTCCCCGTTATTTCTCTATTTTACTAATTTCCTGTCTCCACGTTCTTTTTTTAACGCATGGCATCCAGGGAAGTCAGAAAAGATTGACCCAAAGCCCCCATTCAACATTTATATTCTTCTCTcgtttaaatatttatttccttATCATTTCTCCTTGTGTGCTGCAGATCTATGACATCCAGACGGGTCAGAAGACTCTGACCCTGAACGACGCCGCCCTGGCCAATAACTACAAGAGGAACTGTGCCACCTTCAACCCCTCCGACGACCTGGTGCTAAATGACGGGGTGCTGTGGGACGTGCGGGCGTCACGGGCCATCCATAAGTTTGACAAGTTCAACATGAACATCAGCGGGGTTTTCCATCCTAACGGCCTGGAGGTCATCGTCAACACTGAGATTGTATCCTCTGATCCTGGTGGCTTAGTgctagagcgggtcgtccaccagtcggaaggttggcggttcgatcccggcttcccccagcccacatgtcaaagtgtccttgggcaagacactgaaccccaaattgctcccgagaaCCTCTAATGCCCATTGATTAAGATGCtttatctcgtttgtttaatccgtacaaaacgTGTTGCATGTTGTAGTTTTACGGAGGTTTTTGTGTTGGACTGTTTCTGAGCCAAACTATTACTGACAGAATGCCATCTGACTGTGAAGGATATTGTTTGCAAGGGCTGTTTTGATATGCACATTTGGAATT
It contains:
- the LOC122869926 gene encoding DDB1- and CUL4-associated factor 1-like isoform X1: MSQRRAAVRQLLAAMSSPEEEPSAAVSAVLSSALSAAVSAAMAVAVSVDAKADLAALLDEWEEAQRGTTEQLVSILTKISELIERETGEYHKADPDPFDDRHPGRADPDCMLGQLLKMLFMNDDFTNALLDTYIMTSRELSLNTAACRLLQNIMPGLETAVVFQEKEGLVEKLFTWAREAERPLCIYATGLLARAMSNQEVAASYREENALLVPIMIQRLHELQTEEAKSHFSPTKMPQNLPQDSQVEANQTSSISTDRQVKKEGEDVGEEEERKVRGGESSRPVSKATSKPLSLLGSALKNGGCSSSGGSSSTRLIPDFVYQASPDPASKETEDRQGVGGGGGKRRAVKENGRKAKQKLNFTSSSSCRTEEEGERNGSSDQPANSTSWSEMSSMVIGSDYRLSPLSPAMEQRLILQYLTPLGDYQELLAVFMQLDTRSLLMNYIDLRQTKNVQLTFDALLYLASLLLHKKFAAEFITHGGVQKLLQIPRPSMAATGVSLCLYYLAYNQDAMERVCTLPDGVLSDMVSYGLWLLESSHASGVCHATMFFSISFSFRVVLQLFDHQDGLRRLVNLVSTLEILNTENEVSIMSDDQVFSSRQTAKHTCMALRRYFEAHLAVKAEQVKQSLHSSDGGAVVPQQPFYKAYTYTREQVIEMMEFLIECGPPQLHWEPVEVFYKLSCVPLMLQLISTACDWRTYYGRSDTVRYALDILAILMVVPKVQLVLADTVNVLDETRSPVSTVGMSIILGVAEGEVFVNDAEIQKSALQVIINCVCAPDQSLNTVGAFAVAPLRPSLHPQQPPAPHNRVLAHMWQEVQNNNGIKVLLSLLSVKMPITDADLIRALACKALVGLSRSSAIRQIISKLPLFTSSHIQQLMKEPVLQDKRSEHVLFCRFAAELTERVSGKPLLMGTDVSLARLQRANVVAQSRITFSEKELLMLIRNHLMAKGLHETANTLVKEANLPIGSFCPNSSSCATPPSSSSVIPRTCRLAGGIAARLAGHVGSSPVSSVAVASSSTPTSSRSLVIPHPSCSSSSTSAPLPPHPASHGQGSHVVGRILFTRERPVAHCSSGKKLRALKQKSDHGAFIQTPAMKKQLERHLPSPPTLDSIITEYLREQHARCPNPVTTCPPFSLFTPHRCPEPKQRRQASPNFTARLGSRVLYPKYGGVDRGCLDRHLIFSRFRPMSVFHEGDGDESGFTCCAFSARERFLMLGTCSGHLKFYNVFSGEEEANYTCHTSAITHLEPSRDGKLLLTSASWSVPLSALWSMDGVFSMKNSFVDDHYVEFSKLSQDRVIGTKDQVAHIYDIQTGQKTLTLNDAALANNYKRNCATFNPSDDLVLNDGVLWDVRASRAIHKFDKFNMNISGVFHPNGLEVIVNTEIWDLRTFHLLHTVPALDQCRVVFNRNATIMYGAMLQADDEDDAMDQQMKSPFGSSFRTFDATDYKPIATVDVKRNIFDLCTDTKDCYLAVIENQDTVSLDTVCRLYEVGRHKLAEEGDDDDQDEDQDDDDSSDTDDDDDDDDDDMDTDPLIEELANNDDPENGDQPSPTDEEIADLLGSNSDDDNSDADESEDSDHSYRSDDGSDSFDPDNSSYFPEHSDDETLLLQALSDSW